One part of the Candidatus Eisenbacteria bacterium genome encodes these proteins:
- a CDS encoding glycosyltransferase family 4 protein, with amino-acid sequence MMKVLAVNWRDLEHPEAGGAEVHLQEILRRWAEGGDQVTLLASAFPGGAPETVQDGVRVLRAGDWWNANFALARLGRAELARGGYDLVVEDINKIPFFAPRWSRVPVLAVVPHLFGTTVFQEAAAPMALYVWAYENFIPGVYRGSRFMAISESTRDDLVARGVERERIDVVYCGMDHARYVPGGAREAEPLVVFLGRLRRYKGVQHLLRALPRLWEKVPAARVVIVGDGPYRAALEKEAAKLGSDRVSFTGNIPGSEKVRWLQRAWVTVNPSPKEGWGLTVIEANACGTPSVSSRSPGLRESVRDGETGLLVEHGDPAALAGALARVLGDAPLRVNLARQAVEWAATFTWERCAREAREVACRSLGGAR; translated from the coding sequence ATGATGAAGGTCCTGGCCGTCAACTGGCGCGACCTCGAGCACCCGGAGGCGGGGGGGGCCGAGGTGCACCTGCAGGAGATCCTGCGGCGCTGGGCGGAGGGCGGCGACCAGGTGACGCTGCTGGCGTCCGCGTTCCCGGGCGGGGCGCCCGAGACGGTCCAGGACGGCGTGCGCGTGCTCCGCGCGGGCGACTGGTGGAACGCCAACTTCGCCCTGGCCCGCCTGGGCCGGGCGGAACTGGCCCGCGGCGGGTACGACCTGGTGGTCGAGGACATCAACAAGATCCCCTTCTTCGCGCCCCGCTGGAGCCGGGTGCCGGTGCTGGCGGTGGTGCCGCACCTGTTCGGCACGACGGTGTTCCAGGAGGCGGCCGCCCCCATGGCCCTGTACGTGTGGGCCTACGAGAACTTCATCCCCGGCGTGTACCGGGGCTCGAGGTTCATGGCCATCAGCGAGAGCACCCGCGACGACCTGGTGGCCCGCGGGGTGGAGCGTGAGCGCATCGACGTGGTGTACTGCGGGATGGACCACGCGCGCTACGTGCCCGGAGGCGCCCGCGAGGCGGAGCCGCTGGTGGTGTTCCTGGGCCGGCTGCGCCGCTACAAGGGCGTGCAGCACCTGCTCCGCGCGCTGCCGCGCCTGTGGGAGAAGGTGCCGGCGGCGCGGGTGGTGATCGTGGGCGACGGCCCGTACCGCGCCGCCCTGGAGAAGGAGGCCGCGAAGCTGGGCTCCGACCGCGTGAGCTTCACCGGGAACATCCCCGGCTCGGAGAAGGTGCGCTGGCTGCAGCGCGCCTGGGTGACCGTGAACCCCTCGCCCAAGGAGGGCTGGGGGCTCACGGTGATCGAGGCGAACGCGTGCGGCACGCCCAGCGTCTCCAGCCGCAGTCCCGGGTTGCGCGAGTCGGTGCGGGACGGGGAGACCGGCCTGCTGGTGGAGCACGGCGATCCCGCGGCGCTGGCCGGCGCGCTGGCCCGGGTGCTGGGGGACGCGCCGCTGCGCGTGAACCTGGCCCGCCAGGCGGTGGAGTGGGCGGCCACGTTCACCTGGGAGCGCTGCGCGCGCGAGGCCCGCGAGGTGGCCTGCCGGTCGCTGGGGGGCGCGCGGTGA
- a CDS encoding class I SAM-dependent methyltransferase: MRESTPEHWDRYWKEHVEVEETYDNGDRLIRELLREPPAGRRALEVGAGSGRDSIAIAQAGARVYVVDYVRSSLEVCRRLSQESGVELIYIQADATRMPVRDGSFDLVFHQGVLEHFRRPAELLDENHRILKPGGLALVDVPQTWHFYTLLKQLLIAMNRWFAGWETQYSVGSLTRVAERSGFTVEGSFGDWMVPGLFYRGVRYVLRQARIVRLPLYPGRGGAWDRLMCGLRERLRSRRWAQYTMMCVGVRARKPAGR; encoded by the coding sequence ATGCGCGAATCCACCCCCGAACACTGGGACCGGTACTGGAAGGAGCACGTCGAGGTCGAGGAGACCTACGACAACGGCGACCGACTGATCCGGGAGCTGCTGCGCGAGCCCCCGGCGGGCCGGCGGGCCCTCGAGGTGGGGGCGGGTTCCGGCCGCGACAGCATCGCCATCGCGCAGGCCGGCGCCCGGGTGTACGTGGTGGACTACGTGCGGTCCTCGCTGGAAGTGTGCCGCAGGCTCTCGCAGGAGTCGGGGGTCGAGCTGATCTACATCCAGGCCGATGCCACCCGGATGCCGGTGCGTGACGGCTCCTTCGACCTGGTGTTCCACCAGGGCGTGCTGGAGCACTTTCGTCGCCCGGCCGAGCTGCTGGACGAGAACCACCGGATCCTGAAACCCGGGGGGCTGGCCCTGGTGGACGTGCCCCAGACGTGGCACTTCTACACCCTGCTCAAGCAGCTGCTGATCGCCATGAACCGCTGGTTCGCGGGCTGGGAGACGCAGTACAGCGTGGGCAGCCTCACCCGCGTGGCCGAGCGCAGCGGGTTCACGGTGGAGGGCTCCTTCGGCGACTGGATGGTCCCGGGGCTGTTCTACCGCGGCGTGCGCTACGTGCTCCGCCAGGCGCGCATCGTCCGCCTGCCGCTGTACCCGGGCAGGGGCGGGGCGTGGGACCGCCTCATGTGCGGCCTGCGCGAGCGGTTGCGCTCCAGGCGCTGGGCGCAGTACACCATGATGTGCGTCGGCGTGCGGGCCCGGAAGCCGGCCGGGAGATGA
- a CDS encoding glycosyltransferase family 4 protein: MARRRILFIYPWPDRTFIQKDEQILARHFDLRVLHFRRTAAFYREMAGLLWRREVDLVYLWFLMPDYASLALALCRRAGIPFALVTGGYDVASIPGIRFGNMRKPHHRRLGGWVLRNADLILPFSDFAGTEVLRWARPRGRMETVYPGIDSGFFTPPPGPAPRAGVITVGTVNPLFNIQKGMLTFARVSRLVPELEFTVIGRIAVDAAAEELRRAGGPNLRLTGRRVSDEELRGHYRSAGVYAQLSAHEGFGIAVAEGMACGCIPVVCAGTASPEVVGPCGHTVPFGEARATAAAVRAAHAAGGAERAAARERVVQEFPESRRVEALLRLLSRGSPGDPFARTGTEEAS; encoded by the coding sequence ATGGCGCGCCGACGCATCCTCTTCATTTACCCGTGGCCGGACCGGACCTTCATCCAGAAGGACGAGCAGATCCTGGCCCGCCATTTCGACCTGCGGGTGCTGCATTTCCGCAGGACCGCGGCGTTCTACCGGGAGATGGCGGGGCTGCTGTGGCGGCGCGAGGTGGACCTGGTCTACCTGTGGTTCCTGATGCCGGACTACGCCTCGCTGGCGCTGGCGCTGTGCCGCCGGGCCGGCATCCCCTTCGCGCTGGTCACCGGCGGCTACGACGTGGCCTCCATCCCGGGCATCCGGTTCGGGAACATGCGCAAGCCCCACCACCGACGGCTGGGGGGCTGGGTGCTCCGCAACGCCGACCTGATCCTGCCGTTCTCCGATTTCGCGGGCACCGAAGTGCTGCGCTGGGCCCGGCCGCGTGGCAGAATGGAGACGGTGTACCCCGGGATCGACTCCGGGTTCTTCACCCCTCCCCCCGGGCCGGCGCCGCGCGCCGGGGTGATCACCGTGGGCACGGTGAACCCGCTGTTCAACATCCAGAAGGGCATGCTCACGTTCGCCCGCGTTTCCCGGCTGGTCCCGGAGCTGGAGTTCACGGTGATCGGCAGGATCGCCGTGGATGCCGCCGCGGAGGAGCTGCGCCGCGCCGGCGGGCCGAATCTCAGGTTGACGGGCCGGCGGGTGAGCGATGAGGAGCTGCGCGGACACTACCGCTCCGCCGGGGTGTACGCCCAGCTGAGCGCCCACGAGGGCTTCGGCATCGCGGTGGCAGAGGGCATGGCCTGCGGCTGCATCCCGGTGGTGTGCGCCGGGACGGCCAGCCCGGAAGTGGTGGGTCCCTGCGGGCACACGGTGCCCTTCGGGGAGGCACGGGCCACCGCGGCGGCGGTGCGCGCGGCCCATGCCGCGGGCGGGGCCGAGCGGGCCGCGGCCCGCGAGCGCGTGGTGCAGGAGTTTCCCGAGTCCCGCCGCGTCGAGGCGCTGCTGCGGTTGTTGTCCCGGGGGAGCCCGGGCGATCCTTTCGCGCGGACGGGAACGGAGGAGGCGTCATGA
- the nusB gene encoding transcription antitermination factor NusB, which yields MDELRERRRLRELGVRTLYQAEVVGEDLPDALENVLAHSRRVSEPGRTYLEAVLRSFEEHRAAIDAALESQAEHWSLKRMAATDRNVLRWAATELWFRPDVPRAVVLDEAIELAKELSGSESGKFVNGILDRLPASLPGAGAWTGPADVPEGGEGPGAESPEPRVESKQWAAPPGRPPGNPPGAAPSSAASTPTRDPGLKIAIFSDIHGNLDALEAVLAEVRAAGIRRMFCLGDVVGYGASPNECCALVAEVSEDRVLGNHDEACLGRGNLEYFNSVARMAALWTQKTMDGPTREYLETAPMTLALDAGPLPALLVHASPYCPDEWHYVLSEHDARAAFDACRDRLVFVGHSHVPGVFDLAEDGKVTAGRGAGARLEPGHRYLVNVGSVGQPRDGDPRASWCALDPEAGTVEIRRVAYDIARAQSRIRDARLPEILASRLAWGE from the coding sequence GTGGACGAGCTCCGCGAGCGCCGGCGGCTGCGTGAGCTCGGGGTGCGCACCCTCTACCAGGCCGAGGTGGTGGGCGAGGACCTGCCCGACGCCCTGGAGAACGTGCTGGCGCACTCGCGACGTGTGAGCGAGCCCGGGCGGACCTACCTGGAGGCCGTGCTGCGCTCCTTCGAAGAGCATCGCGCCGCCATTGACGCGGCGCTGGAGAGCCAGGCCGAGCACTGGAGCCTGAAGCGCATGGCCGCCACGGACCGCAACGTGCTGCGTTGGGCGGCCACCGAGTTGTGGTTCCGCCCCGACGTGCCCCGCGCGGTGGTGCTGGACGAGGCCATCGAGCTGGCCAAGGAGCTGAGCGGCTCGGAATCGGGCAAGTTCGTCAACGGCATCCTGGATCGCCTGCCCGCGAGCCTGCCCGGCGCGGGCGCCTGGACCGGGCCTGCCGACGTCCCCGAAGGCGGGGAGGGACCGGGCGCCGAATCGCCGGAGCCCCGGGTCGAATCCAAGCAGTGGGCAGCGCCCCCGGGGCGCCCGCCCGGAAATCCGCCGGGGGCCGCACCTTCCTCCGCCGCATCCACCCCCACACGGGATCCTGGCTTGAAGATCGCGATCTTCTCCGACATTCACGGCAATCTCGACGCGCTCGAAGCCGTGCTGGCCGAGGTGCGCGCAGCGGGCATCCGCCGCATGTTCTGCCTCGGCGACGTGGTGGGCTACGGCGCGAGCCCCAACGAGTGCTGCGCCCTTGTGGCGGAGGTCTCGGAGGACCGGGTCCTGGGAAACCACGACGAGGCCTGCCTGGGCCGGGGCAACCTCGAGTACTTCAACTCCGTGGCCCGGATGGCCGCCCTGTGGACGCAGAAGACCATGGACGGTCCCACGCGGGAGTACCTGGAAACCGCGCCCATGACCCTGGCCCTGGACGCGGGACCGCTCCCTGCGCTGCTGGTGCATGCCTCGCCCTACTGCCCGGACGAGTGGCACTACGTGCTCTCGGAGCACGACGCGCGGGCCGCATTCGACGCCTGCCGCGACCGGCTGGTGTTCGTGGGCCATTCGCACGTGCCGGGGGTCTTCGACCTGGCGGAGGACGGGAAGGTGACCGCGGGGCGCGGGGCAGGCGCCCGGCTCGAGCCCGGGCACCGCTACCTGGTCAACGTGGGGAGCGTGGGGCAGCCGCGCGACGGCGACCCGCGCGCCTCGTGGTGCGCGCTGGACCCGGAGGCCGGCACGGTGGAGATCCGCCGCGTGGCCTATGACATCGCGCGCGCGCAGTCCCGCATCCGCGACGCGCGCCTGCCCGAGATCCTGGCCAGCCGCCTCGCATGGGGAGAGTAG
- a CDS encoding 6,7-dimethyl-8-ribityllumazine synthase, with amino-acid sequence MNTIRGSEDGTGMRVCILLSRFNEEHGILLMQGAMAELLRLGVAEDAIELVSVPGALELPTAAALRLAEAPAPHALVALGAVVRGETTHYDLVAGECARGLAELSRSTGVPVGFGVVTTENDEQALERAHPERRNKGAEAARAAVEMANLGRALRARST; translated from the coding sequence ATGAACACGATCCGCGGATCCGAGGACGGCACCGGGATGCGCGTGTGCATCCTGCTCAGCCGGTTCAACGAAGAGCACGGAATCCTGCTGATGCAGGGCGCGATGGCCGAGCTGCTCAGGCTGGGCGTGGCCGAGGATGCCATCGAGCTGGTGTCGGTCCCGGGCGCGCTGGAGCTGCCCACGGCGGCCGCGCTGCGCCTGGCCGAGGCTCCCGCGCCCCACGCGCTGGTGGCGCTCGGCGCGGTGGTGCGCGGGGAGACCACCCACTACGACCTGGTGGCGGGCGAGTGCGCCCGGGGGCTCGCGGAGCTCTCCCGGAGCACCGGGGTCCCGGTGGGCTTCGGCGTGGTGACCACGGAGAATGACGAGCAGGCGCTGGAGCGCGCGCACCCGGAGCGCCGGAACAAGGGCGCCGAGGCGGCCCGCGCGGCCGTGGAGATGGCCAACCTGGGGCGCGCGCTGCGCGCCCGGTCCACGTGA
- a CDS encoding bifunctional 3,4-dihydroxy-2-butanone-4-phosphate synthase/GTP cyclohydrolase II, whose protein sequence is MTKVRETQRKAARTVTTRVPSRQRGLSSVEEAVADIRRGRMIVVVDDAERENEGDLVMAAEKVTPEAVNFMTLHARGLMCAPMDREWLDRLELKPMSTDNTALGGTAYTVSVDAKLKGVTTGISAHDRAATLRHLASRRARPGDFARPGHIFPIRAEEGGVLRRAGHTEAAVDLARLAGLNPVGVVCEIMAPDGSMARARELRVLARRHRLKLISVEQLIAWRRRKERLVECVVRTRIPTPFGEFGLCLYESRLESDHHVALVRGDVRGKEPVLVRVHSQCLTGDVLHSLRCDCGEQRDEAMKRIARAGRGVFLYMRQEGRGIGLANKLRAYALQDQGYDTVEANLKLGFPADLRDYGIGAQILSDLGVRNIRLMTNNPRKVVGLAAYGLKVVDRVSIQMKSHPTNRKYLATKREKLGHLLTPEGGMEPAAPAKSRGARSAGAKSRRAKVPATKGRAKPVATKGHAKAVPSRPRGRA, encoded by the coding sequence ATGACGAAAGTTCGAGAGACTCAACGAAAGGCGGCCCGAACCGTGACCACCCGCGTCCCATCCCGGCAGCGGGGTCTTTCCAGCGTCGAGGAGGCCGTGGCGGACATCCGCCGCGGCCGCATGATCGTGGTGGTGGACGACGCCGAGCGCGAGAACGAGGGCGACCTGGTGATGGCCGCCGAGAAGGTCACGCCCGAGGCGGTCAACTTCATGACCCTGCACGCCCGGGGTCTCATGTGCGCCCCGATGGACCGGGAGTGGCTGGACCGCCTGGAGCTCAAGCCGATGTCCACCGACAACACCGCCCTGGGGGGCACCGCCTACACCGTCTCGGTGGATGCGAAGCTCAAGGGCGTGACCACCGGCATCTCGGCGCACGACCGGGCGGCCACGTTGCGCCACCTCGCGTCCCGGAGGGCGCGGCCCGGCGACTTCGCCCGCCCCGGGCACATCTTCCCCATCCGGGCCGAGGAAGGCGGGGTGCTCCGTCGTGCCGGCCACACCGAGGCGGCCGTGGACCTGGCCCGGCTGGCGGGGCTCAACCCGGTGGGAGTGGTGTGCGAAATCATGGCCCCGGACGGTTCCATGGCCCGTGCGCGGGAGCTCCGGGTGCTGGCGCGGCGGCACCGGCTGAAGCTCATCAGCGTGGAGCAGCTCATCGCGTGGCGCCGCCGCAAGGAGCGCCTGGTGGAGTGCGTGGTGCGCACCCGCATCCCCACGCCCTTCGGTGAGTTCGGGCTGTGCCTCTACGAGAGCCGCCTGGAGAGCGACCACCACGTGGCGCTGGTGCGCGGCGACGTGCGCGGGAAGGAGCCGGTGCTGGTGCGCGTGCACTCGCAGTGCCTCACCGGCGACGTGCTGCACTCGCTGCGCTGCGACTGCGGCGAGCAGCGCGACGAGGCCATGAAGCGCATCGCGCGCGCCGGGCGCGGTGTCTTCCTGTACATGCGCCAGGAGGGCCGCGGCATCGGCCTGGCCAACAAGCTCCGGGCCTACGCGCTGCAGGACCAGGGCTACGACACGGTGGAGGCGAATCTGAAGCTGGGCTTCCCCGCCGACCTGCGCGATTACGGCATCGGCGCGCAGATCCTCTCCGACCTGGGGGTGCGCAACATCCGGCTGATGACCAACAACCCGCGCAAGGTCGTCGGCCTGGCGGCCTACGGCCTGAAGGTGGTGGACCGGGTGAGCATCCAGATGAAGTCGCACCCCACCAACCGGAAGTACCTGGCCACCAAGCGGGAGAAGCTGGGCCACCTGCTCACGCCGGAGGGCGGAATGGAGCCGGCCGCGCCGGCAAAGAGCCGCGGCGCCAGGTCCGCGGGGGCGAAGAGCCGCCGCGCGAAGGTCCCGGCGACGAAGGGCCGCGCCAAGCCGGTGGCGACGAAGGGCCACGCGAAGGCGGTCCCGTCGCGCCCGCGGGGGCGGGCATGA
- the ribD gene encoding bifunctional diaminohydroxyphosphoribosylaminopyrimidine deaminase/5-amino-6-(5-phosphoribosylamino)uracil reductase RibD, with translation MPVAPRSPRLDINAAMDRALSLARRGLARARPNPMVGSVVLRDGRVVGRGWHACFGGPHAEVVALEDAGRAARGSTLVVTLEPCAHHGKTPPCTEAILRAGVKRVVAATLDPNPAVAGRGLDFLRRRRVVVEVGAGADGALRLNEGYFSSHVRGRPFVTLKVASTLDGRLGAADGTSRYISGPHTLRYAHRLRTEVHAILVGRATVEADDPQLTTRLVRGPSPVRVVLDTRGVLRPAARVFAAGEARTLWVTGPRVPVSRLRPVLARGVEHVEVRRARDGGLDLRRVLRELARRQLQSVLVEGGSRVATAFVAAGLVDRVMVAVAPRLLGAGNVGWLGDLGIRTMRDLRHLMFPEVRVMGTDALFSGYLTDPSDLLEGWVP, from the coding sequence ATGCCCGTCGCCCCACGATCCCCGAGGCTCGACATCAACGCCGCGATGGACCGGGCCCTGTCCCTGGCCCGCCGCGGGCTGGCCCGGGCGCGCCCCAACCCCATGGTCGGCTCGGTGGTGCTCCGGGACGGGCGAGTGGTGGGCCGCGGCTGGCACGCGTGCTTCGGCGGGCCGCACGCGGAGGTCGTCGCCCTGGAAGACGCCGGGCGCGCGGCGCGCGGCTCCACGCTGGTGGTCACACTCGAGCCGTGTGCCCATCACGGCAAGACGCCGCCCTGCACCGAGGCCATCCTGCGCGCCGGGGTGAAGCGCGTGGTGGCGGCCACGCTGGACCCCAACCCGGCCGTCGCGGGACGGGGGCTCGACTTCCTGCGCCGCCGCCGCGTGGTGGTGGAGGTGGGTGCGGGCGCGGACGGGGCCCTGCGCCTCAACGAGGGTTACTTCTCGAGCCACGTGCGCGGCCGCCCGTTCGTCACTCTGAAGGTGGCCTCCACGCTGGACGGCCGGCTGGGCGCGGCCGACGGCACCTCGCGCTACATCAGCGGGCCCCACACGCTGCGCTATGCCCACCGGCTGCGCACCGAGGTGCACGCCATCCTGGTGGGCCGCGCCACGGTGGAGGCCGACGACCCACAGTTGACCACCCGCCTGGTGCGCGGCCCCAGCCCGGTGCGGGTGGTCCTGGACACGCGCGGCGTGCTGCGCCCCGCCGCGCGCGTGTTCGCCGCGGGCGAGGCGCGCACGCTGTGGGTGACCGGGCCGCGCGTGCCGGTCTCGCGGCTGCGCCCGGTGCTGGCCCGCGGGGTGGAGCACGTGGAGGTGCGGCGCGCGCGAGACGGCGGCCTCGACCTGCGCCGGGTGTTGCGCGAGCTCGCGCGGCGGCAATTGCAGAGCGTGCTGGTGGAGGGCGGCTCGCGCGTGGCCACGGCCTTCGTGGCCGCGGGGCTGGTGGACCGCGTCATGGTGGCGGTGGCGCCGCGGCTGCTCGGTGCGGGCAACGTGGGCTGGCTGGGCGACCTGGGAATCCGCACCATGCGCGACCTGCGCCACCTGATGTTCCCGGAGGTCCGGGTGATGGGCACCGACGCGCTGTTCTCGGGCTATCTCACCGACCCTTCCGACCTGCTGGAAGGCTGGGTGCCCTGA
- a CDS encoding S8 family serine peptidase, which produces MPFDPQAFDTTRGPFGDHVHVIARLSQELHAAQSWASSFLDARSRVRHTLPGFQSVALRCPAEALRAIEARSEVVALLPDERVRGFLDHTVERTAVPPLWEEGLTGKDVRLAILDTGIDRGHPDFEGRITGHEDFTGRGVRDDSGHGTFVASVAAGSGEASRGRFRGAAPAAPLLVARVLDAEALGRMSDVMAGMLWALTREARVMCLALGTERAGRPDDALGAAVDQLTAAGVTVCAAAGPDAGAGEPSPACAAGALPVHAWDPVHQPASEPSPGGTETRHLAAPGLAVTASRAYGTQAGKPAGDQYVEASGSSAAAAHVAGVCALLLEAVPEATPTMLAQVLRHSARPIGGGRGAVHAMAALAELREIARRR; this is translated from the coding sequence ATGCCCTTCGATCCTCAAGCTTTCGACACCACGCGCGGGCCCTTCGGGGACCATGTGCACGTGATCGCGCGGCTGTCGCAGGAGCTCCATGCGGCACAGTCCTGGGCGTCCTCGTTCCTGGACGCCCGCTCGCGGGTGCGGCACACGTTGCCCGGGTTCCAGTCCGTGGCGCTGCGTTGCCCCGCCGAGGCGCTTCGCGCGATCGAGGCGCGCTCCGAGGTGGTCGCGCTGCTGCCGGACGAGCGCGTGCGCGGGTTCCTGGACCACACCGTGGAACGCACCGCGGTGCCGCCGCTGTGGGAGGAAGGCCTCACCGGCAAGGACGTGCGCCTGGCCATCCTGGACACCGGCATTGACCGCGGGCATCCCGACTTCGAGGGGCGCATCACCGGGCACGAGGACTTCACCGGCCGCGGGGTGCGCGATGATTCCGGGCACGGCACGTTCGTGGCCTCGGTGGCCGCGGGCAGCGGCGAGGCATCGCGCGGCCGGTTCCGGGGTGCGGCCCCGGCGGCCCCGCTGCTGGTGGCGCGGGTGCTGGACGCCGAGGCCCTGGGCCGCATGAGCGACGTGATGGCCGGGATGCTGTGGGCCCTCACGCGCGAGGCGCGCGTGATGTGCCTGGCGCTGGGCACCGAACGGGCGGGCCGGCCCGACGACGCCCTGGGCGCCGCGGTGGACCAGCTGACCGCCGCGGGGGTGACCGTATGCGCCGCCGCGGGGCCCGACGCCGGTGCCGGCGAGCCCTCCCCCGCCTGCGCCGCGGGCGCGCTGCCGGTCCACGCCTGGGACCCCGTGCACCAGCCCGCCTCCGAGCCCTCGCCCGGCGGCACCGAGACGCGGCACCTGGCCGCCCCGGGGCTCGCCGTCACGGCCTCCCGCGCCTACGGCACGCAGGCCGGAAAGCCGGCCGGCGACCAGTACGTGGAAGCCTCCGGCTCCAGCGCCGCCGCCGCCCACGTGGCCGGCGTGTGCGCCCTGCTGCTGGAGGCCGTCCCGGAGGCCACCCCGACGATGCTGGCGCAGGTCCTCCGCCACAGCGCCCGCCCCATCGGCGGCGGCCGCGGCGCGGTGCATGCGATGGCGGCGCTGGCGGAACTCCGGGAGATCGCGCGCCGGCGCTGA
- a CDS encoding HDOD domain-containing protein encodes MDPDLVPEEVPGTLPEAPARAPDLKAPPLAGLEVIRRALDPRSCAADIEGVVRSDVALSQRLLRIANSAFYRRGYPIQTVREAVVHLGFHELRRVALTTSVQDFMQGGFAPGFDRHGFFVHCLAVASLSQALSETLGHEDPPVAFAAGLLHDIGKNFFDQHYPEPFGKALRWAASGGTSLVEAERRVFTRDVHPRLRDHAAMGRWALQAWELPATFIEVAGRHHDEPGSGADFLVQVVQCADVLAQNLGLGASGNGAAPGWHDEFSALGLSALDLVDAIGEGVKTAQRMGEVAGETLDISGVELFCAGVVAEPPDADQDEDDLRVGHG; translated from the coding sequence ATGGACCCCGATCTGGTCCCGGAGGAGGTTCCCGGGACGCTGCCCGAAGCCCCGGCCCGCGCGCCGGACCTCAAAGCCCCGCCGCTGGCCGGGCTGGAAGTGATCCGCCGCGCCCTCGACCCCAGGTCCTGCGCCGCGGACATCGAGGGCGTGGTGCGCTCCGATGTCGCGCTGTCGCAGCGCCTGCTGCGCATCGCCAACTCGGCGTTCTACCGGCGCGGCTACCCCATCCAGACGGTGCGTGAGGCGGTGGTGCACCTCGGATTCCACGAGCTGCGCCGCGTCGCCCTCACCACTTCCGTGCAGGACTTCATGCAGGGCGGCTTCGCCCCGGGCTTCGACCGTCACGGCTTCTTCGTCCACTGTCTCGCGGTCGCGTCGCTGTCGCAGGCCCTGTCCGAGACGCTGGGCCACGAGGACCCACCGGTCGCGTTCGCCGCGGGCCTGCTGCACGACATCGGCAAGAACTTCTTCGACCAGCACTACCCCGAGCCTTTCGGCAAGGCCCTGCGCTGGGCCGCCAGTGGCGGCACCTCCCTGGTGGAGGCCGAACGGCGCGTGTTCACCAGGGACGTGCACCCCCGGCTGCGCGACCACGCGGCCATGGGGCGCTGGGCACTGCAGGCGTGGGAGCTGCCCGCCACGTTCATCGAGGTGGCCGGGCGTCACCACGACGAGCCCGGCAGCGGGGCCGACTTCCTGGTGCAGGTGGTGCAGTGCGCCGACGTGCTGGCGCAGAACCTGGGGCTGGGCGCCAGCGGCAACGGTGCGGCCCCCGGATGGCACGACGAATTCTCCGCGCTGGGGCTATCGGCCCTGGATTTGGTGGACGCGATCGGCGAGGGCGTGAAGACCGCGCAGCGCATGGGCGAGGTGGCCGGCGAGACCCTGGACATCAGCGGCGTGGAGCTCTTCTGCGCCGGCGTGGTGGCCGAGCCGCCGGATGCGGACCAGGACGAGGACGACCTGCGCGTGGGTCACGGATAG
- a CDS encoding DMT family transporter — protein MSTAAPLIRWADAPAPFLAAGRLSLAAAVLLPLALFGPGAHFETWRSRHYVRTVLAGLFLGAHFLFWITSLGLTSVASSVFLVTLHPVVTAFLGWIFNRDRVSGRLWIALAVAVAAALALVLPDLATGGAGGAAAGQRRALGDVLALLGGLAASGYFLMGRSVRRECSTTAYAGLTYAVAALTAWVAVALTGAQVTGLPGRSYLAVLLMGLGPQLLGHTTFNWALRRLPAAPVAVAITGEPVGASIFAWLGFGERPPLSLLVAGPLIALGIYLSASSSRPEEDTVG, from the coding sequence GTGTCCACCGCCGCGCCGCTGATCCGCTGGGCGGACGCGCCCGCCCCGTTCCTGGCCGCGGGCCGGCTCAGCCTGGCGGCCGCCGTGCTCCTGCCGCTCGCGCTGTTCGGCCCCGGCGCCCACTTCGAGACCTGGCGTTCCCGCCACTACGTCCGCACCGTCCTGGCGGGCCTGTTCCTCGGCGCGCACTTCCTCTTCTGGATCACTTCCCTGGGCCTGACTTCGGTGGCCAGCAGCGTGTTCCTGGTCACGCTCCACCCGGTGGTCACGGCGTTCCTGGGCTGGATCTTCAACCGCGACCGGGTGAGCGGCCGGCTGTGGATCGCGCTGGCGGTGGCCGTGGCGGCGGCGCTGGCGCTGGTGCTCCCCGACCTCGCCACCGGCGGGGCCGGCGGGGCAGCCGCCGGGCAGCGGCGGGCGCTGGGCGACGTGCTGGCGCTGCTGGGCGGGCTGGCGGCCTCGGGCTATTTCCTGATGGGCCGCTCGGTGCGGCGGGAGTGCTCCACCACGGCCTACGCCGGGCTGACCTACGCGGTGGCCGCCCTGACCGCGTGGGTGGCGGTGGCGCTGACCGGCGCCCAGGTGACCGGGCTGCCGGGGCGCAGTTACCTTGCAGTGCTGCTCATGGGGCTCGGCCCGCAATTGCTGGGGCACACCACCTTCAACTGGGCGCTCCGAAGACTGCCCGCGGCGCCGGTGGCGGTGGCCATCACCGGGGAGCCCGTGGGCGCCTCCATCTTCGCGTGGCTGGGCTTCGGCGAGCGCCCCCCGCTCTCGCTGCTCGTGGCCGGGCCCCTGATCGCGCTGGGCATCTACCTTTCGGCGTCCTCCAGCCGTCCCGAGGAAGATACGGTGGGATAG